The Stutzerimonas stutzeri genome segment GCGAGGCGATTACGCGTGCGCCGGTGGTGACCGTCATGGGTCACGTCGACCACGGTAAGACGTCGCTCCTTGACTACATTCGTCGGGCCAAGGTCGCTGCCGGAGAAGCGGGTGGTATCACCCAGCACATCGGTGCTTATCATGTCGAGACCGATCGTGGCATGGTCACCTTCCTCGACACGCCAGGCCACGCCGCGTTTACCGCCATGCGTGCCCGGGGTGCACAGGCGACCGATATCGTCATTCTGGTCGTGGCAGCCGACGACGGCGTGATGCCACAAACCATCGAGGCGATCCAGCATGCCAAGGCCGCCGGCGTTCCGTTGGTGGTTGCGGTGAACAAGATTGACAAGCCGGGCGCCGATCTCGACCGGATCCGTAGCGAGTTGTCCGTTCACGAAGTGACGTCGGAAGAGTGGGGCGGTGACACGCCGTTCGTTCCGGTTTCCGCGAAGATGGGAACTGGTGTCGATGAGCTGCTCGAAGCGGTACTGCTGCAGGCCGAGATTCTCGAACTGACCGCGACACCTTCGGCGCCTGGCCGCGGTGTGGTCGTCGAGTCGCGTCTCGACAAGGGGCGTGGTCCGGTCGCTACGGTGCTGGTTCAGGACGGTACTCTGCGTCAGGGAGACATGGCACTGGTCGGCTCGAACTACGGCCGCATTCGCGCCATGCTCGACGAGAACGGCAAGCCCATCAAGGAAGCCGGCCCATCGATTCCGGTTGAAATCCTCGGTCTTGACGGTACGCCTGATGCCGGCGACGAACTCAGCGTATTGGCTGACGAGAAGAAGGCGCGCGAAGTCGCCTTGTTCCGTCAGGGCAAGTTCCGCGAAGTGAAGCTGGCCCGTGCGCATGCCGGCAAGCTGGAAAACATCTTCGAAAGCATGGGGCAGGAAGAGAAGAAGACGCTCAACATCGTCCTCAAATCCGACGTCCGTGGTTCGCTCGAAGCGCTGCAGGGCTCGCTCAGCAGCCTCGGCAACGATGAAGTCCAGGTGCGTGTCATCGGCGGTGGTGTCGGTGGTATCACCGAGAGCGACGCCAACCTGGCGCTGGCATCGAACGCCGTTCTGTTCGGCTTCAACGTGCGTGCCGATGCTGGTGCTCGCAAGATCGTCGAGCAGGAAGGCCTGGATCTGCGTTACTACAACGTGATCTACGACATCATCGAAGACGTCAAGAAGGCCCTGACCGGGATGCTCGGCAGTGATGTTCGCGAGAACATCCTGGGGGTCGCCGAGGTTCGCGATGTGTTCCGCTCGCCGAAGTTTGGCGCTGTCGCGGGCTGCATGGTCATCGAAGGTATGGTGCACCGCAACCGTCCGATTCGCGTACTGCGCGATGACGTGGTGATCTTCGAGGGCGAGCTGGAATCGCTGCGCCGCTTCAAGGACGACGTCGCAGAAGTGCGCGCCGGCATGGAGTGCGGTATCGCGGTGAAGAGCTACAACGACGTCAAGGCTGGCGACAAGATCGAAGTATTCGAGAAGGTCGAAGTGGCGCGTTCGCTCTAACAAGCAGCGACAAGCCTCAAGCGGCAAGCATCAAGAGGTGGCTTCGGCTCACCGATTGAGCTTGCCGTTTGGTTTTGTGGCTCAAAAATTCACAGCGTGCAGCGTGCAGCGTGCAGCGTGCAGCTAGAGGCAGCGTTTATGGCCAAAGAATTCAGCCGAACCCAGCGTATCGGCGACCAGATGCAGCGCGAGTTGGCGTTGCTGATACAACGAGAAGTGAAAGACCCCCGCCTGGGGCTGGTTACCATTACGGCCGTCGATGTCAGTCGCGATCTGTCCCATGCCAAGGTGTTCATCACCGTCATGGGCAAGGACGATGACGAGGACGCGGTCAAAGCCAATCTCAAGATTCTCAACGAGGCCGGTGGCTTCCTGCGAATGCAATTGGGCAAGGCGATGAAGCTGCGTACCGTACCTCAGTTGCATTTCAACTATGACGCCAGCGTGCGCCGTGGCGTAGAGCTCGCGTCGCTGATCGAGCGCGCCGTGGCTGAAGATCGCAAGCACAGCGATGACGTCGGAGAGTAAGGTGGCTCAGGTTAAACGCGTTCGCCGCTCAGTCAGTGGCATCATTCTTCTCGATAAGCCGCGTGGCTTCACGTCCAATGCGGCGTTGCAGAAGGTCCGTTGGCTGCTCAACGCCGAAAAGGCCGGGCATACGGGAAGCCTGGATCCGCTGGCCACCGGTGTGCTGCCGTTGTGCTTCGGTGAGGCCACCAAGTTTTCCCAATACCTGCTCGATGCCGACAAGGGTTATGAAACCGTTGCGCAGCTTGGCATCACCACCACCACGGCGGATGCCGAGGGTGAGGTGCTCGAGCGCAAGCCTGTCGCCGTGACCCAGGCGCAGCTGGAGGCGGTGCTGCCGGCGTTTCGAGGTGATTTGCAGCAGATTCCACCGATGTACTCCGCGCTCAAGCGTGACGGTCAGCCGCTATACAAGCTGGCGCGTGCCGGGGAAGTAGTGGAGCGAGAGCCACGTTCTGTTAATATTGCGCGCTTGGATCTGCTGTCGCTCGACGGTGACCGGGCTCGCCTTGCAGTGAGCTGCAGCAAAGGCACCTACATTCGTACGCTGGTCGAAGACATCGGCCGCGAATTGGGCTGTGGCGCGCACGTTGCGGAGTTGCGTCGGACCCAGGCCGGGCCGTTCGATCTGGCCCAGACGGTCAGCCTCGAAGCGCTCGAGCAGGCTCACGCGGAAGGTGGTGCGGAAGCGGTAGACGCATTCCTCAAACCAGTGGACAGCGGGTTGGAGCATTGGCCACTGTTGCAGTTGTCAGAGCACAGCGCGTTTTATTGGTTGCATGGGCAGCCGGTGCGTGCACCGGAAGCGCCGAAGTTCGGCATGCTGCGCGTGCAGGATCACAATGGCCGCTTCATCGGTATCGGTGAAGTGAGTGAAGACGGGCGCATAGCGCCGCGTCGCTTGATTCGGTCGGAATGACCGATGCGCCCACCGCATCGACGGTGGGCGTGACGAGGGTGGCTGTCGGCAGGCACGGTCATGCCTCTTTTAATAAAACGGGACACGTCCCGGCCTGTTCATAGAAGGAGCCCATCATGGCACTTAGCGTTGAAGAAAAAGCCCAGATCGTTGACGAGTACAAGCAAGGTGAAGGCGATACCGGTTCTCCGGAAGTGCAGGTTGCCCTGCTGACCGCCAACATCAACAAGCTGCAAGGTCACTTCAAGGCCAACGGTAAAGATCACCACTCCCGTCGTGGTCTGATCCGCATGGTCAACCAGCGTCGTAAGCTGCTGGATTACCTGAAGGGCAAGGACACCACTCGTTACAGCACTCTGATTGGTCGTCTGGGTCTGCGTCGCTAAGCGATGCTGACGCGTAGCTGAATGCCGAAGCTGGAAGTGGGGCTAGCCCTGCTTCCAGCTTTTGCCTTTCAGAAGCGCGTGTTTTGGACAGCGGCAGGGTTCGATTCCCGCCACTGCCCACGAATCTGCAACACGCGTCCGGCGTGAGGCTCTGCCCGTAGGACGTAGTAAAACGATTCCCCCAAGGCAACATAGAGAAGGAACCACCGTGAACCCGGTTATCAAGAAATTTCAGTTCGGTCAGTCGACCGTAACCCTCGAGACAGGCCGCGTTGCCCGTCAGGCTTCCGGCGCCGTGCTGGTCTCCGTCGACGACGACGTCACCGTGCTGGTGACCGTGGTTGGCGCCAAGACCGCCGATCCGAGCAAGGGCTTCTTCCCGCTCTCGGTCCACTATCAGGAAAAAACCTACGCGGCCGGCAAGATCCCTGGCGGCTTCTTCAAGCGTGAAGCGCGTCCCTCGGAAAAGGAAACACTGACCTCGCGCCTGATCGACCGGCCGATCCGTCCGCTGTTCCCGGAAGGCTTCCAGAATGAAGTCCAGGTCATCTGCACCGTCGTTTCGACCAGCAAGAAGACCGATCCGGACATCGCCGCCATGATCGGTACGTCCGCCGCACTGGCCATTTCGGGCATCCCGTTCAACGGCCCGATCGGTGCCGCGCGCGTGGCGTTCCACCCGGAAACCGGCTACCTGCTGAACCCGACGTACGAGCAGCTCAAGGCGTCCAGCCTGGACATGGTCGTAGCCGGCACCAAGGATGCCGTGCTGATGGTCGAGTCCGAGGCCAAGGAACTGACCGAAGACCAGATGCTCGGCGCTGTGCTGTTCGCTCACGACGAGTTCCAGGCCGTCATCCAGGCGGTGAACGAGCTGGCCGCTGAAGCGGCGAAGCCTACCTGGGATTGGCAACCGAAGGCCGAGAACACCGCGCTGCTCAGCGCGATCCGTAGCGAGTTCGGCGAGCAGATTTCCCAGGCCTACACCATCATCGTCAAGCAGGACCGTTACGCGCGCCTGGGCGAGCTGCGTGATCAGGTCGTCGCCAAGTTTGCCAGCGAAGAAGGCCAGCCCTCGGCCTCCGAGGTCAAGGAAGCGTTCGGCGAGATCGAGTACCGCACCGTTCGCGAGAACATCGTCAACGGCAAGCCGCGCATCGATGGTCGTGACAACCGCACTGTCCGTCCGCTGAATATCGAAGTCGGCGTACTGCCCAAGACTCACGGTTCTGCCTTGTTCACCCGTGGCGAAACCCAGGCTCTGGTCGTTGCGACCTTGGGTACCGCGCGTGACGCCCAGCTGCTCGACACCCTGGAAGGCGAAAAGAAAGATGCCTTCATGCTGCATTACAACTTCCCACCGTACTCGGTCGGTGAATGTGGCCGCATGGGTGCAACCGGGCGCCGCGAGATCGGCCATGGTCGTCTGGCCCGTCGTGGCGTCGCCGCCATGCTGCCGAGCGCCGACCAGTTCCCGTACACCGTCCGTGTCGTTTCGGAGATCACCGAGTCCAACGGTTCCAGCTCCATGGCGTCGGTCTGTGGTGCCTCGTTGGCGCTGATGGATGCAGGCGTTCCGATGAAGGCCCCGGTGGCCGGTATCGCTATGGGCCTGGTCAAGGAAGGCGAGAAGTTCGCCGTTCTGACCGATATCCTGGGTGACGAAGACCACCTCGGCGACATGGACTTCAAGGTCGCCGGAACGGTCAACGGCGTGACCGCGCTGCAGATGGATATCAAGATCCAGGGCATCACCGAGGAGATCATGGAGATCGCCCTGGGCCAGGCACTGGAAGCGCGTCAGAACATCCTCGGCCAGATGAATCAAGTCATCGCTCAGTCGCGCACCGAGCTGTCGGCCAACGCACCGACCATGATTGCCATGAAGATCGATCAGGACAAGATCCGCGATGTGATCGGCAAGGGCGGCGCCACCATTCGCAGCATTTGCGAAGAAACCAAGGCCTCGATCGACATCGAGGACGATGGCTCGATCAAGATCTTCGGCGAAACCAAGGAAGCGGCCGAGGCAGCCAAGCAGCGCGTGCTGGGCATCACCGCCGAAGCGGAAATCGGCAAGATCTACGTCGGTAAGGTTGAGCGCATCGTCGATTTCGGCGCGTTCGTCAACATCCTCCCGGGCAAGGACGGTCTGGTGCACATCTCGATGCTGAGCGATCAGCGCGTCGAGAAGGTCACCGACGTCCTCAAGGAAGGCCAGGAAGTCAAGGTCCTGGTCCTGGACGTGGACAACCGTGGCCGCATCAAGCTGTCCATCAAGGACGTTGCTGCTGCCGAGGCGTCCGGCGCCTGATTTGCCGGTGTTAGGAAAAAGAGCCCTTCGGGGCTCTTTTTTTTGGGCTCAGATAAGCGGAGCGAGCCGAGACGGGCGATCTCGCATTGCAGACTGCACGCCTCAGCTGGGCGAAACATGCAGAGTGCTAGTGGCCAAGCGATATTGTTCAGACTCTAAGCTGTTGATTATAAAGCCTTTTATGGTCTTAAGTTTTTTGGCATGCCGCTTGCGATGTTTACAGTGACTCTGCGGCAGGACTGTGCCGCAGCGACTATGAGAAACAGGAGTGCTATCCATGAACAAGATCCAGACCACTATTACCGCTGCCACCATCGCTACCGCTTTGAGCTTGCCGCTGGCGGGGGCCGCGTTCGCCGACGTCACGCCTGCCCTGAGCGACAGCCAACCCATGATGCTGGCAGCAACCGACAGCGACCTGGAAAACTCGGCCGAGCACACCGCTAACGAAGCCGGTGAAGCCATGTCCGACACTTGGATCACCACCAAGGTCAAATCCGCGCTGCTGGCCGGCGACTCGACTCCTGGCATGAAAATCGAAGTGGAAACCAACGATGGCGTCGTCTCGCTGTCCGGTACCGTTGCGAGCGAAGCGCAGCGTGAGATGGCGATTGACAAGGCCAAGGGCATCGAAGGCGTGAAAGATGTTTCCGCCGATGGCCTGAAAGCCGTCGACTGATACCGCACCGATGGTGCAGAGAACCCGCTGTTTGCCAGCGGGTTTTTTTATTGGCGCTCGCTGTCTATGCGCGTGAGGCGATTCCCTTCGAAACGCAGGAAGTGATACATGCCGTTGGTGGGGCCGTAGGTCCACTCCTCGACGGGCACCTCCTGGCGGAACCCGTAATCATCGATGATTTCGCGGTAGCCGGTCATGGCGCGGGCCGACGGCTCGCCGCATTTGGCCGCGACCTCGGCGGTGGTGGCTTGCAGGCTGACCAGCTTGCTGCGACAGCGGAAGGTCGACGATGCGTTGGCATCCACCGCGCCGAGCGACAGGAGCAGCACCGTCAACAGCGCGCCGACTGGCTTCATTGGGCCATCAGCTCAGTGCTCACGGCGTGTTTCGATCTCGACCAGGCGGTTGC includes the following:
- the infB gene encoding translation initiation factor IF-2, producing MTQVTVKELAQVVDTPVERLLQQMREAGLSHTSAEQVVTDNEKQALLAHLKSSHGAKVDEPRKITLQRKTTTKLKVGGSKTISVEVRKKKTFVKRSPDEIEAEKQRELEEQRAAEEAARQKAAEEARLRAEEEARLQAEAQAAAQAQQAQATASEEPVPVVEPEPAPVAPAAPIEERKKDEPRRSDKARSDDDERRDRKQAQHRPSLKTKAPLSRTVRSGEDDADGFRRGGRGKSKLKKRNAHGFQSPTGPIVREVAIGETITVGDLAQQMSVKAAEVIKFMFKMGSPVTINQVLDQETAQLIAEELGHKVKLVSDNALEEQLAELLKFEGEAITRAPVVTVMGHVDHGKTSLLDYIRRAKVAAGEAGGITQHIGAYHVETDRGMVTFLDTPGHAAFTAMRARGAQATDIVILVVAADDGVMPQTIEAIQHAKAAGVPLVVAVNKIDKPGADLDRIRSELSVHEVTSEEWGGDTPFVPVSAKMGTGVDELLEAVLLQAEILELTATPSAPGRGVVVESRLDKGRGPVATVLVQDGTLRQGDMALVGSNYGRIRAMLDENGKPIKEAGPSIPVEILGLDGTPDAGDELSVLADEKKAREVALFRQGKFREVKLARAHAGKLENIFESMGQEEKKTLNIVLKSDVRGSLEALQGSLSSLGNDEVQVRVIGGGVGGITESDANLALASNAVLFGFNVRADAGARKIVEQEGLDLRYYNVIYDIIEDVKKALTGMLGSDVRENILGVAEVRDVFRSPKFGAVAGCMVIEGMVHRNRPIRVLRDDVVIFEGELESLRRFKDDVAEVRAGMECGIAVKSYNDVKAGDKIEVFEKVEVARSL
- the rbfA gene encoding 30S ribosome-binding factor RbfA gives rise to the protein MAKEFSRTQRIGDQMQRELALLIQREVKDPRLGLVTITAVDVSRDLSHAKVFITVMGKDDDEDAVKANLKILNEAGGFLRMQLGKAMKLRTVPQLHFNYDASVRRGVELASLIERAVAEDRKHSDDVGE
- the truB gene encoding tRNA pseudouridine(55) synthase TruB translates to MAQVKRVRRSVSGIILLDKPRGFTSNAALQKVRWLLNAEKAGHTGSLDPLATGVLPLCFGEATKFSQYLLDADKGYETVAQLGITTTTADAEGEVLERKPVAVTQAQLEAVLPAFRGDLQQIPPMYSALKRDGQPLYKLARAGEVVEREPRSVNIARLDLLSLDGDRARLAVSCSKGTYIRTLVEDIGRELGCGAHVAELRRTQAGPFDLAQTVSLEALEQAHAEGGAEAVDAFLKPVDSGLEHWPLLQLSEHSAFYWLHGQPVRAPEAPKFGMLRVQDHNGRFIGIGEVSEDGRIAPRRLIRSE
- the rpsO gene encoding 30S ribosomal protein S15, whose protein sequence is MALSVEEKAQIVDEYKQGEGDTGSPEVQVALLTANINKLQGHFKANGKDHHSRRGLIRMVNQRRKLLDYLKGKDTTRYSTLIGRLGLRR
- the pnp gene encoding polyribonucleotide nucleotidyltransferase; the encoded protein is MNPVIKKFQFGQSTVTLETGRVARQASGAVLVSVDDDVTVLVTVVGAKTADPSKGFFPLSVHYQEKTYAAGKIPGGFFKREARPSEKETLTSRLIDRPIRPLFPEGFQNEVQVICTVVSTSKKTDPDIAAMIGTSAALAISGIPFNGPIGAARVAFHPETGYLLNPTYEQLKASSLDMVVAGTKDAVLMVESEAKELTEDQMLGAVLFAHDEFQAVIQAVNELAAEAAKPTWDWQPKAENTALLSAIRSEFGEQISQAYTIIVKQDRYARLGELRDQVVAKFASEEGQPSASEVKEAFGEIEYRTVRENIVNGKPRIDGRDNRTVRPLNIEVGVLPKTHGSALFTRGETQALVVATLGTARDAQLLDTLEGEKKDAFMLHYNFPPYSVGECGRMGATGRREIGHGRLARRGVAAMLPSADQFPYTVRVVSEITESNGSSSMASVCGASLALMDAGVPMKAPVAGIAMGLVKEGEKFAVLTDILGDEDHLGDMDFKVAGTVNGVTALQMDIKIQGITEEIMEIALGQALEARQNILGQMNQVIAQSRTELSANAPTMIAMKIDQDKIRDVIGKGGATIRSICEETKASIDIEDDGSIKIFGETKEAAEAAKQRVLGITAEAEIGKIYVGKVERIVDFGAFVNILPGKDGLVHISMLSDQRVEKVTDVLKEGQEVKVLVLDVDNRGRIKLSIKDVAAAEASGA
- a CDS encoding BON domain-containing protein → MNKIQTTITAATIATALSLPLAGAAFADVTPALSDSQPMMLAATDSDLENSAEHTANEAGEAMSDTWITTKVKSALLAGDSTPGMKIEVETNDGVVSLSGTVASEAQREMAIDKAKGIEGVKDVSADGLKAVD
- a CDS encoding DUF2845 domain-containing protein, which gives rise to MKPVGALLTVLLLSLGAVDANASSTFRCRSKLVSLQATTAEVAAKCGEPSARAMTGYREIIDDYGFRQEVPVEEWTYGPTNGMYHFLRFEGNRLTRIDSERQ